The Holophagales bacterium genome has a segment encoding these proteins:
- the corA gene encoding magnesium/cobalt transporter CorA produces MMTVHLYEDEKGLCLLEHASLASAWPGLAGRSIWVDVENPTDEEARELADVCGFHHLTVEDALTPVQPPKVEEFGGYLFLLFRGLRPTEEGLELDSYKLAVYLGPGFLVTVHRRPVAACREVSKLVLEKDLPMESQMDRVLHALVDRMMDEILPILDRFEERLEALEEAVFSGEPASEVLQELLMLKRHLLTIRRLVAPQREMLGRLARRDLPFIEERTSHYFRDVYDHVARMEETTMVLTDLASGALEAQLSVSSNRLNEIVKVLTIFSAIWMPLTFIAGVYGMNFEFLPELKIRWFYPALWGFWILITVGMLYFFRRRRWI; encoded by the coding sequence ATGATGACCGTACACCTCTACGAGGACGAGAAGGGGCTCTGCCTCCTCGAGCACGCGAGCCTCGCCTCCGCCTGGCCCGGCCTCGCCGGACGCTCCATCTGGGTCGACGTGGAGAACCCGACGGACGAGGAAGCGCGCGAGCTGGCCGACGTCTGCGGCTTCCACCACCTCACCGTGGAGGACGCGCTGACCCCCGTCCAGCCGCCGAAGGTGGAGGAGTTCGGGGGATACCTCTTCCTCCTCTTCCGGGGCCTGCGCCCCACGGAGGAAGGACTCGAGCTCGACAGCTACAAGCTCGCCGTCTACCTCGGGCCCGGCTTCCTCGTCACCGTCCACAGGCGCCCCGTTGCGGCCTGCCGCGAGGTCAGCAAGCTCGTCCTCGAGAAGGACCTGCCGATGGAGAGCCAGATGGACCGGGTCCTCCACGCCCTCGTCGACCGGATGATGGACGAGATCCTGCCCATCCTCGACCGCTTCGAGGAGCGTCTCGAGGCGCTGGAGGAGGCGGTCTTCTCCGGCGAGCCGGCCAGCGAGGTCCTGCAGGAGCTGCTGATGCTCAAGCGGCACCTCCTGACGATCCGGCGCCTCGTCGCCCCGCAGCGCGAGATGCTGGGCCGCCTCGCCCGCCGCGACCTCCCCTTCATCGAGGAGCGCACGTCGCACTACTTTCGCGACGTCTACGACCACGTGGCGCGGATGGAGGAGACGACGATGGTCCTGACGGACCTCGCGAGCGGCGCCCTCGAGGCCCAGCTCTCCGTCTCCTCGAACCGGCTGAACGAGATCGTGAAGGTCCTCACGATCTTCTCGGCGATCTGGATGCCCCTCACCTTCATCGCGGGCGTCTACGGAATGAACTTCGAGTTCCTCCCGGAGCTGAAGATCCGCTGGTTCTACCCGGCGCTCTGGGGCTTCTGGATCCTGATCACGGTGGGGATGCTCTACTTCTTCCGGCGGCGGCGCTGGATCTGA
- the mraY gene encoding phospho-N-acetylmuramoyl-pentapeptide-transferase — translation MIFWIGKLLAPSLSFLRLAEYLSARSIGAALTAVLLTLWITPKVIWWLQRRAFVDQVRETGIPSAFDKAGTPVMGGVVLVGVVTGSSLLWCNLGSGYALLVLLGMVWFGAIGFIDDRAKMMARSGDKGMSEPKKLLLQGTFAALLVAVLASPWTPLPAAEAARLHLPFLKTAILDSPWLYLPFVFLFVLLVGNSVNITDGMDGLAIVPSVFAISVLGVFGYLLGNAIWSRYLVYPFLPGAGELAVFASAFAGAGIGFLWFNAYPAQIFMGDTGSLSIGGSLAVASVLLKQEFLFVILGGLFVAEAFSSQVQDKIGIKLLGRRLFARAPLHHAMAYNGLAETKVVVRLWIVAGILALAALATLKLR, via the coding sequence ATGATCTTCTGGATCGGCAAGCTCCTCGCGCCGTCGCTCTCGTTCCTGCGCCTCGCCGAGTACCTCTCGGCGCGGTCCATCGGCGCGGCGCTCACGGCGGTCCTGCTGACGCTGTGGATCACGCCGAAGGTCATCTGGTGGCTCCAGCGGCGCGCCTTCGTCGACCAGGTGCGCGAGACGGGGATTCCCTCGGCGTTCGACAAGGCGGGGACGCCGGTGATGGGGGGCGTCGTCCTCGTCGGCGTCGTCACCGGCTCCAGTCTCCTCTGGTGCAACCTGGGGAGCGGCTATGCCCTCCTCGTCCTTCTCGGAATGGTCTGGTTCGGCGCGATCGGGTTCATCGACGACCGGGCCAAGATGATGGCGAGGTCCGGGGACAAGGGGATGTCGGAGCCGAAGAAGCTCCTCCTGCAGGGCACGTTCGCCGCGCTGCTCGTCGCGGTCCTGGCGAGCCCGTGGACGCCCCTGCCGGCGGCCGAGGCGGCCCGTCTCCATCTGCCGTTCCTGAAGACGGCGATCCTCGACAGCCCGTGGCTCTACCTCCCGTTCGTCTTTCTCTTCGTCCTCCTCGTCGGCAACTCGGTCAACATCACCGACGGGATGGACGGCCTCGCCATCGTTCCCTCGGTCTTCGCGATCTCCGTCCTCGGCGTCTTCGGCTACCTCCTCGGGAACGCCATCTGGTCGCGCTACCTCGTCTACCCGTTCCTGCCGGGTGCCGGGGAGCTCGCCGTCTTCGCCTCGGCGTTTGCCGGGGCGGGCATCGGCTTCCTCTGGTTCAACGCCTACCCGGCGCAGATCTTCATGGGCGACACCGGCTCGCTCTCCATCGGCGGAAGCCTCGCGGTGGCGTCGGTCCTCCTGAAGCAGGAGTTCCTCTTCGTCATCCTGGGCGGGCTCTTCGTCGCGGAGGCGTTCTCCTCCCAGGTGCAGGACAAGATCGGCATCAAGCTCCTGGGCCGGCGGCTCTTCGCGCGCGCGCCGCTCCACCACGCCATGGCGTACAACGGGCTGGCCGAGACGAAGGTCGTCGTGAGGCTCTGGATCGTGGCCGGCATCCTCGCCCTGGCCGCCCTCGCGACGCTGAAGCTCCGGTGA
- a CDS encoding response regulator transcription factor, translated as MSIRILMIEDDARLASMVAADLGRNALEVRVAATAEEGLARLAREPFDLVLLDLMLPDADGLDVCRRIRAAGSAVPVIMLTAKGDPTDRVVGLELGADDYVGKPFDPRELLARIRAVLRRPPVASGSAPRGLRFGRLEVDADARVARVDGVERPMTAHQFNILLAMAERAGRVLSREQLMEAVKGEALEAFDRSIDVHVARIRAAIEDDPKSPRRILTVRGAGYVFARSQDA; from the coding sequence ATGTCGATCCGGATCCTGATGATCGAGGACGACGCGAGACTCGCCTCGATGGTCGCCGCGGACCTCGGTCGCAACGCCCTCGAGGTCCGGGTGGCCGCGACGGCCGAGGAAGGGCTCGCGCGCCTGGCGCGCGAGCCCTTCGACCTCGTTCTCCTCGACCTGATGCTCCCGGACGCCGACGGCCTCGACGTCTGCCGCCGCATCCGGGCCGCGGGCTCTGCCGTTCCGGTCATCATGCTGACGGCGAAGGGCGACCCGACCGACAGGGTCGTCGGTCTCGAGCTGGGTGCCGACGACTACGTCGGCAAGCCCTTCGACCCGCGCGAGCTTCTGGCGCGGATTCGCGCGGTCCTGCGGAGGCCCCCAGTCGCGTCCGGCAGCGCGCCGAGGGGCCTGCGCTTTGGCCGCCTCGAGGTGGATGCCGACGCCCGCGTGGCGCGCGTGGACGGAGTGGAGCGGCCGATGACGGCGCACCAGTTCAACATTCTCCTCGCGATGGCCGAGAGGGCGGGGCGGGTCCTCTCCCGCGAGCAGCTGATGGAGGCCGTGAAGGGCGAGGCGCTCGAGGCCTTCGACCGGTCGATCGACGTCCACGTGGCCCGCATCCGCGCCGCGATCGAGGACGATCCGAAGAGTCCCCGCCGCATCCTGACCGTCCGCGGCGCGGGCTACGTCTTCGCGAGAAGCCAGGACGCGTGA
- a CDS encoding insulinase family protein: protein MLPNGLAVQVVPYAGVPLVSVRLVTRGGLSDDPAGSPGLARLLAASLREGTTTRTSAVLAELAQEAGGDLSAGAGPDSLSIGASGLAARVPLLLDLVADLATCPAFPADGVARVKDLVHEDLETSESEPSYLAVRAFARALYGSHPYGTISPTSASIDAVTPELLAAEALRRLRPERSLLLVAGDVDPAAVHAEAARLFIGWRGAGEPPASVPAPAAPIGPRRILVLDRPGSVQTNLLVGNLGFPRTDPDAHPLELAMTIYGGSFTSRLVQNLREEKGYTYSPGAGASWLAGCGTVRSYAAVRTEVTGAALNEILYEMERMATTQATDEEMERAFRRDAGSLAISLQTAAGVADEVARLWVLGLPPEEIGREVDELARVTKADVRRASRRVFGTGAARIVAVGDAAAIREELGTFGELEEVSAGK, encoded by the coding sequence GTGCTGCCGAACGGCCTCGCTGTGCAGGTCGTCCCGTACGCGGGGGTCCCGCTCGTGTCCGTCCGCCTCGTCACGCGCGGCGGACTGTCGGACGACCCAGCCGGATCTCCCGGCCTCGCGCGCCTCCTCGCCGCCAGCCTCCGCGAGGGGACGACGACGCGCACGAGCGCCGTCCTGGCCGAGCTCGCCCAGGAAGCGGGAGGCGACCTCTCGGCCGGAGCCGGGCCCGACTCCCTGTCGATCGGTGCGTCCGGCCTCGCGGCGAGAGTCCCCCTCCTCCTCGACCTCGTCGCCGACCTGGCGACGTGCCCCGCGTTTCCCGCGGACGGGGTCGCGCGGGTGAAAGACCTGGTTCACGAAGACCTCGAGACGAGCGAGTCGGAGCCTTCCTACCTCGCCGTCCGAGCTTTCGCCCGTGCGCTCTACGGGAGCCATCCCTACGGGACGATCTCGCCCACCTCGGCGTCGATCGACGCCGTCACGCCCGAGCTCCTCGCCGCCGAGGCCCTGCGGCGCCTTCGCCCCGAGAGGTCGCTCCTGCTCGTCGCGGGCGACGTCGACCCGGCCGCCGTCCACGCCGAGGCGGCACGCCTCTTCATCGGCTGGCGTGGCGCGGGTGAGCCGCCCGCCTCCGTTCCGGCCCCCGCCGCGCCCATCGGGCCGCGCCGCATCCTCGTACTCGACCGCCCCGGCTCCGTCCAGACGAACCTCCTCGTCGGAAACCTCGGCTTCCCGCGGACCGATCCCGACGCCCACCCGCTCGAGCTCGCCATGACGATCTACGGCGGCTCGTTCACGTCGCGCCTCGTCCAGAACCTGCGCGAGGAGAAGGGCTACACCTACTCGCCCGGCGCCGGCGCGAGCTGGCTCGCCGGCTGCGGCACGGTCCGTTCCTACGCGGCGGTGCGCACCGAGGTGACGGGCGCCGCCCTGAACGAGATCCTCTACGAGATGGAGAGGATGGCGACGACCCAGGCCACCGACGAGGAGATGGAGCGCGCCTTCCGGCGCGACGCCGGCTCCCTGGCGATCTCCCTCCAGACCGCCGCAGGCGTGGCCGACGAAGTCGCGCGCCTCTGGGTCCTCGGCCTCCCGCCGGAAGAGATCGGCCGCGAGGTGGACGAGCTCGCCAGGGTCACGAAGGCCGACGTGCGGCGCGCCTCCCGCCGCGTTTTCGGCACGGGCGCAGCCCGCATCGTCGCCGTCGGCGACGCTGCGGCGATCCGGGAAGAACTGGGGACGTTCGGGGAGCTCGAGGAGGTTTCGGCGGGGAAGTGA
- the murJ gene encoding murein biosynthesis integral membrane protein MurJ, protein MTGTRRSSAANALLVGAGVLLSRLAGFVRERFFAHYLGSSMAADALRAALRAPNVLQNLFGEGSLSASLIPVYSRLLAEGKEEEARRTARTVGTLLALLAVLLSALGVLAAPLLVDVFTPGFSGERRDLTVRLVRILFPGTGLLVLSAFCLGILNSHRRFFLPYAAPVLWNGAIIAALVVAGARTGAGASSVAVWAAWGAVAGSLLQVAVQLPQVASLVGSLRPSLDTRSTHVRTIFRNFLPSVGSRGVTQVSSWVDQVIASFLPAGAVALLGYAQTLYILPISLFGMSVSSAELPELSSGLGAEKLRERLDTALRRVAFFVVPSAVAFASLGDRVVALVFQTGAFGVEDVRIVWAVLAGSAVGLLAMTLGRLYASAFWALHDTRTPLRFAMIRVALSAALGAGLAFGGPRLLGLDPRLGLAGLTLGSGVAGWLEMLLLRRALNRRVGMTGLPASFSIRVWGAALGAAVAGFGVKLAAGPLGPVLLGVLVCGAFAVAYGALAILFRVPEASALAATIRRRLGGS, encoded by the coding sequence GTGACGGGGACGCGCAGGTCCTCGGCGGCGAACGCGCTTCTCGTCGGCGCGGGCGTCCTCCTGAGCCGGCTCGCCGGCTTCGTCCGCGAGAGGTTCTTCGCGCACTACCTCGGCAGCTCCATGGCGGCCGACGCGCTGCGGGCCGCGCTCCGGGCCCCGAACGTCCTCCAGAACCTCTTCGGTGAGGGCTCGCTCTCGGCCTCGCTCATCCCCGTCTACTCGCGCCTCCTGGCCGAGGGGAAGGAGGAGGAGGCGCGCCGCACGGCCCGCACGGTCGGCACGCTCCTGGCGCTGCTGGCGGTCCTCCTCTCGGCCCTGGGCGTCCTGGCGGCGCCGCTCCTCGTCGACGTCTTCACGCCGGGATTTTCCGGAGAGCGACGCGACCTGACGGTCCGTCTCGTGAGGATCCTCTTCCCCGGCACGGGACTCCTCGTCCTCTCGGCCTTCTGCCTCGGCATCCTCAACAGCCACCGCCGGTTCTTCCTGCCCTACGCCGCGCCCGTCCTCTGGAACGGCGCGATCATCGCGGCCCTCGTCGTGGCGGGTGCGAGAACGGGGGCGGGCGCAAGCAGCGTCGCCGTGTGGGCCGCCTGGGGCGCGGTGGCGGGGAGCCTGCTGCAGGTGGCGGTTCAGCTGCCGCAGGTGGCCAGCCTCGTCGGCTCGCTCCGGCCGTCGCTCGACACGCGCTCCACGCACGTGAGGACGATCTTCCGGAACTTCCTCCCGAGCGTCGGGAGCCGCGGCGTGACGCAGGTCTCGAGCTGGGTCGACCAGGTCATCGCGAGCTTCCTCCCGGCGGGGGCCGTCGCGCTCCTCGGTTACGCACAGACGCTCTACATCCTCCCGATCTCTCTGTTCGGGATGTCGGTCTCGAGCGCCGAGCTGCCGGAGCTCTCGAGCGGGCTCGGCGCGGAGAAGCTGCGCGAGCGCCTCGACACCGCGCTCCGGCGCGTCGCGTTCTTCGTCGTCCCCTCGGCGGTCGCCTTCGCCTCCCTCGGCGACCGGGTCGTCGCGCTCGTCTTCCAGACGGGCGCGTTCGGGGTGGAGGACGTCCGCATCGTCTGGGCGGTCCTCGCCGGCTCGGCGGTCGGCCTCCTCGCGATGACGCTCGGGAGGCTCTACGCGTCCGCGTTCTGGGCGCTCCACGACACGCGGACGCCGCTGAGGTTCGCGATGATCCGGGTCGCCTTGAGCGCCGCGCTCGGCGCGGGACTCGCCTTCGGGGGCCCTCGCCTCCTGGGTCTCGACCCGCGCCTCGGTCTCGCCGGGCTGACGCTCGGCTCGGGCGTCGCGGGCTGGCTCGAGATGCTGCTCCTGCGCCGCGCGTTGAACCGGCGCGTGGGTATGACGGGCCTGCCGGCCTCGTTCTCGATCCGGGTCTGGGGCGCCGCGCTCGGCGCCGCCGTGGCGGGCTTCGGCGTGAAGCTGGCGGCCGGACCGCTGGGACCGGTGCTCCTCGGTGTCCTCGTCTGTGGCGCGTTCGCCGTGGCCTACGGCGCTCTGGCCATCCTCTTCCGCGTCCCCGAAGCCTCGGCCCTCGCGGCAACGATCCGGCGCCGCCTGGGCGGCTCCTGA
- a CDS encoding HAMP domain-containing histidine kinase produces MVALLSGLAWHLWYGREPIESGLELSAEIAGELLVPASAPPVEQGAVLARWGARTNARLTLFTPARQRIAAFGEPLPPPPLERTGSGTWHVGRGAPAVILRLPDGRWLVARRTFRRGPPLGFLGILVLTAVAVAIAAWPISRRITRRLERLEEGVEALGAGELSSRVTVEGKDEVALLASSFNRAAGRIEELVGAQRRLLANASHELRSPLGRLRVAAGLLQGDAHLKEEIARDVAELDDLVEEILLSSRLEAGAGDEPFEDVDVTALAAEEAARAGASVAGDAVTVKGSPRLLRRLLRNLLENARGHGGAGPVEVHVHRGTGGSAEVDVLDRGPGVPLDLGERIFEPFFRLPGAPSGGAGLGLSIARQIARRHGGGIACLPRDGGGTLFRVTLE; encoded by the coding sequence ATGGTCGCCCTCCTCTCCGGTCTCGCCTGGCACCTCTGGTACGGCCGAGAGCCCATCGAGAGCGGCCTCGAGCTCTCCGCCGAGATCGCGGGCGAGCTTCTGGTGCCCGCGAGCGCCCCGCCCGTCGAACAGGGGGCCGTCCTCGCCCGATGGGGTGCGAGGACGAACGCCCGGCTCACCCTCTTCACGCCGGCGCGCCAACGGATCGCCGCCTTCGGAGAGCCGCTCCCGCCGCCGCCGCTGGAGCGCACGGGAAGCGGGACCTGGCATGTCGGCCGGGGCGCGCCGGCGGTCATCCTCCGCCTGCCGGACGGACGCTGGCTCGTTGCCCGGCGGACGTTCCGTCGCGGCCCGCCGCTCGGCTTCCTCGGGATTCTCGTGCTCACGGCGGTCGCAGTCGCCATCGCGGCGTGGCCGATCTCGCGCCGGATCACGCGCCGCCTCGAGCGGCTCGAAGAAGGGGTGGAGGCGCTGGGGGCCGGGGAGCTGAGCTCCCGCGTGACGGTGGAGGGGAAGGACGAGGTCGCGCTCCTGGCCTCGAGCTTCAACCGGGCCGCGGGGCGGATCGAGGAGCTCGTCGGTGCGCAGCGCCGCCTCCTCGCGAACGCCTCGCACGAGCTGAGGAGCCCGCTCGGACGGTTGCGCGTGGCGGCCGGCCTGCTGCAGGGCGACGCGCACCTCAAGGAAGAGATCGCGCGCGACGTCGCCGAGCTGGACGATCTCGTGGAGGAGATCCTCCTCTCGAGCCGGCTCGAGGCGGGGGCCGGAGACGAGCCGTTCGAGGATGTCGACGTGACGGCGCTCGCCGCAGAGGAGGCCGCGCGCGCCGGGGCCTCGGTCGCGGGCGACGCCGTCACCGTGAAGGGGAGCCCGAGGCTCCTGCGCCGGCTGCTGCGCAACCTCCTCGAGAACGCCCGCGGGCACGGTGGCGCGGGCCCCGTCGAGGTGCATGTGCACCGGGGGACAGGGGGCAGCGCCGAGGTGGACGTCCTCGACAGGGGCCCTGGCGTTCCGCTCGACCTGGGGGAGCGGATCTTCGAGCCCTTCTTCCGCCTTCCCGGAGCCCCGAGCGGCGGAGCGGGCCTCGGCCTGTCGATTGCCCGGCAGATCGCCCGCCGCCACGGCGGCGGCATCGCCTGCCTCCCGCGCGACGGGGGCGGGACGCTCTTCCGTGTCACGCTCGAATAG
- a CDS encoding UDP-N-acetylglucosamine--N-acetylmuramyl-(pentapeptide) pyrophosphoryl-undecaprenol N-acetylglucosamine transferase codes for MLQNPAEARRLKTGTRILLTGGGTAGHVNPALAIGAALAGPGSETLFVGVKGRAEEQVVPREGIPIHFVRASGFPGARPSPAFARFLFDLAVGTAQAAAILLRFRPDVLVGTGGFASAPVIFAATILKRLRMSKARVFVHEQNAVPGKLNRLVGRYAEKVFVTFPETLSLFPGNGALTGYPVRKRIGHVTPEEARARLDFTVPEGRTVVFVFGGSQGSRSLNRGLVDALGDLMPHAGRLFVVHGTGLFKGGGYDAEADTAARLATRYTEEERARIATFYASRSYFHDIASVYALAGLVVIRGGSGSLNEVARMGIPALVVPKANLPGDHQVANARALERAGGAEVLYEETVLSDGHLVEVLDGARLARRILALAEDPERLADMSKRGRDVLGIDAAGEIAHHVRLGHARNAIDPTLVPAPTVVSNAALLTRLEKAAAAAGRSYRVEDVVEPRDLTWFRSRAASLLVNDEWEARNRGVKLLGLLDARDKVPLLLALLADRTPAPLLQRVLGGDFAQVGFVRRNVYTALARLDVLDAGVEEALLAGFSDPYWEVRAEAARTAARFAGRLAKHAEVVAALRKGLSDRNLEAAAAAAEALGMIGSEKDALPALLALADYRFWKVRAAALRGVLSLVERGEVRDRERLKKALPGFLLTSTDFRPQFEMKLSYRRVVEALSRGQEAAR; via the coding sequence ATGCTCCAGAATCCGGCGGAGGCGCGACGTTTGAAGACGGGAACGAGGATCCTCCTGACGGGCGGCGGCACGGCCGGGCACGTGAACCCCGCGCTCGCCATCGGTGCCGCCCTCGCCGGGCCGGGGAGCGAGACGCTCTTCGTCGGCGTGAAGGGGCGGGCCGAGGAGCAGGTCGTCCCGCGCGAGGGAATCCCGATCCACTTCGTGAGGGCCTCGGGATTCCCCGGCGCGCGCCCTTCGCCCGCCTTCGCGCGCTTCCTCTTCGACCTCGCCGTCGGGACGGCGCAGGCGGCCGCGATCCTCCTCCGCTTCCGGCCCGACGTCCTCGTCGGGACCGGCGGTTTCGCCTCGGCGCCGGTCATCTTCGCCGCGACCATCCTGAAGAGGCTCCGGATGTCGAAGGCCCGGGTCTTCGTCCACGAGCAGAACGCGGTGCCGGGGAAGCTGAACCGGCTCGTCGGCCGCTACGCGGAGAAGGTCTTCGTCACGTTCCCGGAGACGCTCTCCCTCTTCCCGGGCAACGGCGCCCTCACGGGCTACCCGGTCCGCAAGAGGATCGGGCACGTGACGCCGGAAGAGGCCCGGGCGCGGCTCGACTTCACCGTGCCCGAGGGGCGGACGGTCGTCTTCGTTTTCGGCGGCTCCCAGGGCTCGCGTTCGCTCAACCGCGGCCTCGTCGACGCCCTCGGCGACCTGATGCCGCACGCCGGCCGGCTCTTCGTCGTCCACGGCACCGGCCTCTTCAAGGGGGGCGGATACGACGCGGAGGCCGACACCGCGGCGCGCCTCGCAACGCGCTACACCGAGGAGGAGCGGGCGAGGATCGCGACGTTCTACGCGTCGCGGTCCTACTTCCACGACATCGCCTCGGTCTACGCCCTGGCCGGCCTCGTCGTCATCCGCGGCGGCTCGGGGAGCCTCAACGAAGTGGCGCGGATGGGGATTCCCGCCCTCGTCGTCCCGAAGGCGAACCTGCCGGGCGACCACCAGGTCGCCAACGCCCGGGCCCTCGAGCGGGCCGGCGGTGCGGAGGTCCTCTACGAGGAGACGGTCCTCTCGGACGGGCACCTCGTCGAGGTCCTCGACGGCGCGCGCCTGGCGCGGCGCATCCTCGCCCTCGCGGAAGACCCGGAGCGGCTCGCCGACATGTCGAAGAGGGGCCGTGACGTCCTCGGGATCGACGCCGCGGGCGAGATCGCCCACCACGTCCGCCTCGGCCACGCGCGCAACGCCATCGATCCGACGCTCGTCCCGGCGCCCACGGTCGTCTCGAACGCAGCGCTCCTCACCCGCCTCGAGAAGGCGGCGGCGGCGGCGGGGCGAAGCTACCGCGTCGAGGACGTCGTCGAGCCGAGGGACCTCACCTGGTTTCGGAGCCGCGCGGCGTCGCTCCTCGTGAACGACGAGTGGGAGGCGCGCAACCGCGGCGTGAAGCTCCTCGGTCTCCTCGACGCGAGGGACAAGGTTCCCCTCCTCCTCGCCCTCCTGGCCGACCGGACGCCGGCCCCTCTTCTCCAGCGCGTGCTCGGCGGCGACTTCGCCCAGGTCGGCTTCGTCCGCCGGAACGTCTACACCGCCCTCGCGCGCCTCGACGTCCTCGACGCGGGCGTCGAGGAGGCCCTCCTCGCCGGGTTCTCCGACCCCTACTGGGAGGTGAGGGCGGAGGCGGCGCGGACGGCGGCGCGCTTCGCGGGCCGGCTCGCGAAGCACGCCGAGGTCGTCGCGGCGCTTCGCAAGGGGCTCTCGGACCGCAACCTCGAGGCCGCGGCTGCGGCGGCCGAGGCGCTCGGCATGATCGGCTCGGAGAAGGACGCGCTCCCGGCCCTCCTCGCCCTGGCCGACTACCGTTTCTGGAAAGTCCGTGCGGCGGCGCTGAGAGGGGTCCTCTCCCTCGTCGAGCGAGGCGAGGTACGCGATCGGGAGAGGCTGAAGAAGGCCCTTCCCGGATTTCTTCTGACCTCGACCGACTTCCGTCCCCAGTTCGAGATGAAGCTGTCGTACCGCCGCGTCGTCGAGGCCCTCTCGCGCGGCCAGGAGGCGGCCCGATGA
- a CDS encoding periplasmic heavy metal sensor: protein MNETATPTSSQNANRPKCRRGRGRTVLFGALFLGVAAVLTAGGLQAFGFGPFRHGSCGSMEPAQVEKKIDRIAGWIVEDLGGTAEQQARLAAIAKAAAKDLAPVHDELAAGRRQAVEILTAPQVDRAALEAHRARQMQLVTTASERLTVAVADAAEVLTPEQRVKAADRLAGHMARFGH, encoded by the coding sequence ATGAACGAGACCGCAACCCCCACCTCCTCCCAGAACGCGAATCGTCCGAAGTGCCGTCGCGGCCGGGGCCGCACGGTCCTTTTCGGCGCCCTCTTCCTCGGCGTCGCGGCCGTCCTCACGGCGGGAGGTCTCCAGGCGTTCGGCTTCGGACCGTTCCGGCACGGCTCCTGCGGCTCGATGGAGCCGGCGCAGGTGGAGAAGAAGATCGACCGGATCGCCGGCTGGATCGTCGAGGACCTGGGCGGTACGGCGGAGCAGCAGGCGAGGCTCGCCGCGATCGCGAAGGCGGCGGCAAAGGACCTCGCGCCGGTCCACGACGAGCTCGCCGCCGGCCGCAGGCAGGCCGTGGAGATCCTGACCGCGCCACAGGTCGACAGGGCGGCCCTCGAAGCGCACCGGGCCCGGCAGATGCAGCTCGTCACCACGGCCTCCGAGCGGCTGACGGTGGCCGTGGCCGACGCGGCGGAGGTCCTCACCCCCGAGCAGAGGGTGAAAGCCGCCGATCGCCTCGCCGGGCACATGGCACGCTTCGGTCACTGA